The following coding sequences are from one Streptomyces venezuelae window:
- a CDS encoding amidinotransferase translates to MAPVRETPVSPVGSHNEWDPLEEVVVGRLDGATIPSSHPVVACNIPPWAARLQGLAAGHTYPKRLTEPAQAELDGFVELLESLGVTVTRPAAVEHKRDFATPDWTSRGFCNACPRDGMLVVGDEIIETPMAWPCRYFETYSYRELLKDYFRRGARWTSAPKPQLTDALFEKDFRPPKKGEPMRYVLTEFEPVFDAADFMRAGRDLFVTRSNVTNLMGIEWLRRHLGPEYRIHEIESRCPTPMHIDTTFVLLAPGKVLVNPEYVDVDRLPDVLSSWDVLIAPEPEPIDERVLKMTSMCGKWLSMNVLMLDEKRVIAERHHTGMLRALEAWGFEPIPCDLLHYAPFGGSFHCATLDVRRRGTLETYFD, encoded by the coding sequence ATGGCTCCAGTGCGCGAGACGCCCGTATCGCCCGTCGGTTCACACAACGAGTGGGATCCGCTGGAGGAAGTCGTCGTCGGCCGCCTCGACGGCGCGACGATCCCGTCCAGCCACCCCGTCGTGGCCTGCAACATCCCGCCCTGGGCGGCCCGCCTGCAAGGTCTCGCCGCGGGCCACACGTACCCGAAGCGCCTGACCGAACCCGCGCAGGCCGAACTCGACGGCTTCGTCGAACTCCTGGAGTCCCTCGGCGTCACCGTCACCCGCCCGGCCGCCGTCGAGCACAAGCGGGACTTCGCCACCCCTGACTGGACGTCACGCGGCTTCTGCAACGCCTGTCCCAGGGACGGCATGCTCGTCGTCGGCGACGAGATCATCGAGACGCCGATGGCCTGGCCGTGCCGGTACTTCGAGACGTACTCCTACCGCGAACTCCTCAAGGACTACTTCCGGCGCGGCGCCCGCTGGACGTCCGCACCGAAGCCCCAGCTGACCGACGCCCTGTTCGAGAAGGACTTCCGCCCGCCGAAGAAGGGCGAGCCCATGCGCTACGTCCTCACCGAGTTCGAGCCGGTCTTCGACGCCGCGGACTTCATGCGCGCGGGCCGCGACCTCTTCGTGACGCGGAGCAACGTCACCAACCTGATGGGCATCGAATGGCTGCGCCGCCATCTCGGACCCGAGTACCGCATCCACGAGATCGAGAGCCGCTGCCCTACGCCCATGCACATCGACACCACGTTCGTGCTGCTCGCGCCCGGCAAGGTGCTCGTCAATCCCGAATACGTCGATGTCGACCGCCTCCCCGACGTGCTGAGCTCGTGGGACGTCCTGATCGCCCCGGAGCCCGAGCCGATCGACGAACGCGTCCTGAAAATGACCTCGATGTGCGGCAAGTGGCTCAGCATGAACGTGCTCATGCTCGACGAGAAAAGGGTGATCGCGGAGCGGCACCACACAGGCATGCTGCGCGCGCTCGAGGCCTGGGGGTTCGAGCCGATCCCCTGCGACCTGCTCCACTACGCGCCGTTCGGCGGGTCGTTCCACTGCGCGACCCTCGACGTACGCCGCAGGGGCACGCTGGAAACGTACTTCGACTGA
- a CDS encoding cation diffusion facilitator family transporter: MGHDHGPSAATAGGTLSGTYRSRLLWTIGISASITVIQVVGALLSGSLALLADAAHSLTDAVGVSLALGAVTLAQRAPTPRRTFGFYRVEIFSAVLNALLLVAIFVWVLWSAIGRFSEPVEVKGGLMFVVAVGGLLANLVGLWLLRDAKDKSLNLRGAYLEVLGDALGSVAVIVGGLIILLTGWQAADPVASIVIGLLIVPRAYGLLRDSVHVLLEATPQDVDLDEVRRHLLAERGVVAVHDLHGWTVTSGMPVLTAHVVVTEAALADGYGELLGRLQGCVGGHFDVAHSTLQLEPEDHREEGGALHT, from the coding sequence ATGGGGCACGACCACGGTCCGTCCGCGGCCACGGCGGGCGGCACGCTCAGCGGCACGTACCGCAGCCGGCTGCTGTGGACCATCGGCATCAGCGCGTCGATCACCGTCATCCAGGTGGTCGGCGCCCTGCTGTCCGGCAGCCTCGCGCTGCTCGCGGACGCGGCGCACAGCCTGACCGACGCGGTCGGCGTGTCGCTCGCGCTCGGCGCGGTCACCCTCGCCCAGCGCGCCCCGACGCCGCGGCGCACGTTCGGTTTCTACCGGGTGGAGATCTTCTCCGCGGTCCTGAACGCGCTGCTCCTCGTCGCCATCTTCGTCTGGGTCCTGTGGTCGGCGATCGGCCGGTTCAGCGAACCGGTGGAGGTCAAGGGCGGCCTGATGTTCGTGGTCGCCGTGGGCGGTCTCCTCGCCAACCTGGTGGGGCTGTGGCTGCTGCGGGACGCGAAGGACAAGAGCCTGAACCTGCGCGGCGCGTATCTGGAGGTCCTCGGCGATGCGCTCGGCTCTGTCGCGGTGATCGTGGGCGGCCTGATCATCCTCCTCACCGGGTGGCAGGCCGCCGACCCCGTCGCCTCGATCGTCATCGGCCTGCTGATCGTGCCGCGCGCGTACGGGCTGCTGCGGGACTCCGTGCACGTCCTGCTGGAGGCGACCCCGCAGGACGTCGACCTCGACGAGGTGCGGAGGCATCTGCTCGCGGAGCGCGGCGTGGTCGCCGTGCACGACCTGCACGGCTGGACCGTCACCTCCGGGATGCCGGTGCTCACCGCGCACGTGGTGGTCACGGAAGCGGCGCTGGCGGACGGGTACGGGGAGCTCCTCGGCCGGTTGCAGGGGTGCGTCGGCGGCCACTTCGACGTGGCGCACTCGACGCTGCAGCTGGAACCGGAGGACCACCGCGAGGAGGGCGGGGCGCTGCACACCTGA
- a CDS encoding cytochrome P450, whose protein sequence is MPITDNKPAATFPDLVDPSFWARPYEERVALFEEMRGLPHPAFVQQSMPGVPFAFGYHALVKYADIAEVSRRPQDFSSDGATTIIGLPPELDEYYGSMINMDNPEHSRLRRIVSRSFGRNMIPEFEAVATRTARRIIADLVARGPGDFIRPVAAEMPIAVLSEMMGIPESDHDFLFDRSNTIVGPLDPDYVPDRADSERAVIEASRELGDYIADLREERLAAPGDDLITKLVQVRADGEQLTRQELVSFFILLVIAGMETTRNAISHALVLLTEHPEQKQLLLSDFETYAKDAVEEILRVSTPINWMRRVATRDCDMNGHRFRRGDRIFLFYWSGNRDESIFPDPYRFDITRGTNNHITFGAVGPHVCLGAHLARMEITVLYRELLAALPHIRAVGQPRRLDSSFIEGIKHLRCAF, encoded by the coding sequence GTGCCCATCACGGATAACAAGCCGGCCGCCACATTCCCCGACCTGGTCGACCCGTCGTTCTGGGCGCGGCCGTACGAGGAACGCGTGGCGCTGTTCGAGGAGATGCGTGGGCTGCCGCATCCGGCGTTCGTCCAGCAGAGCATGCCGGGCGTGCCGTTCGCCTTCGGGTACCACGCGCTGGTGAAGTACGCGGACATCGCGGAGGTGAGCCGCAGGCCGCAGGACTTCTCCTCCGACGGTGCGACCACGATCATCGGTCTGCCGCCCGAACTGGACGAGTACTACGGCTCGATGATCAACATGGACAACCCGGAACACTCCCGGCTGCGCCGCATCGTGTCGCGCTCCTTCGGCCGCAACATGATCCCCGAGTTCGAGGCCGTGGCGACGCGCACCGCGCGGCGCATCATCGCCGACCTCGTCGCGCGGGGGCCTGGCGACTTCATCAGGCCCGTCGCCGCGGAGATGCCCATCGCCGTACTCAGCGAGATGATGGGGATCCCCGAGTCGGACCACGACTTCCTCTTCGACCGGTCCAACACGATCGTGGGGCCGCTCGACCCGGACTACGTGCCCGACCGCGCCGACTCCGAGCGTGCCGTCATTGAGGCGTCCCGCGAACTCGGGGACTACATCGCGGATCTCCGGGAGGAGCGGCTCGCCGCGCCCGGCGACGACCTGATCACCAAGCTCGTCCAAGTGCGGGCGGACGGCGAACAGTTGACCCGCCAGGAACTCGTGTCGTTCTTCATCCTGCTCGTCATCGCGGGGATGGAGACCACCCGCAACGCCATCTCGCACGCCCTGGTGCTGCTGACCGAACACCCCGAGCAGAAGCAGCTGCTGCTCTCGGACTTCGAGACGTACGCGAAGGACGCCGTCGAGGAGATCCTCCGGGTCTCCACGCCCATCAACTGGATGCGCCGCGTCGCCACCCGCGACTGCGACATGAACGGCCACCGGTTCCGCAGGGGCGACCGCATCTTCCTGTTCTACTGGTCGGGCAACCGGGACGAGAGCATCTTCCCGGACCCGTACCGCTTCGACATCACGCGTGGCACGAACAATCACATCACCTTCGGGGCGGTGGGCCCGCACGTCTGCCTCGGCGCCCACCTCGCCAGGATGGAAATCACCGTCCTCTACCGGGAGTTGCTCGCGGCGCTGCCCCACATCCGTGCCGTGGGGCAGCCCCGCAGACTGGACTCCAGCTTCATCGAGGGCATCAAGCACCTGCGGTGCGCCTTCTGA
- a CDS encoding phenylacetate--CoA ligase family protein: MSESMAWLTRDIRKARKQGAAAVARRRGDRLADLVACARSASPYYRELYRGLPERVDDPTLLPVTDKKQLMDRFDDWATDRDITFEKVRAFTDDPDLIGRRFLGRYLVATTSGTSGRRGLFVLDDRYMNVSSAVSSRVLASWLGPLGIARAVVHGGRFAQLVATDGHYVGFAGYSRMSQEGGGRSRLLRAFSVHEPLPHLVDRLNEYRPAFVIGYASTIMLLTAEQEAGRLHIDPVLVEPAGETMTDSDTDRIARAFGAKVRTMYSATECTYLSHGCAEGWYHVNDDWAVLEPVDEDHRPTPPGEFSHTVLISNLANRVQPFLRYDLGDSVMLRPDPCPCGTSSPAIRVQGRAGDILTFPSGRGEDVRLTPLAFSSLFDRMPGVELFQIEQTAPATLRVRMVKAPGADADHVWRKAHDGLTHLLADNKLDNVTVERAEEPPKQASGGKYRTVIPLPA, from the coding sequence ATGAGCGAGAGCATGGCGTGGCTGACGCGGGACATCCGCAAGGCCCGCAAGCAGGGCGCGGCCGCGGTCGCGCGGCGCCGGGGCGACCGGCTGGCGGACCTGGTGGCCTGCGCCCGCTCCGCGTCGCCGTACTACCGCGAGCTCTACCGCGGTCTGCCCGAACGGGTCGACGACCCGACGCTGCTGCCGGTCACCGACAAGAAGCAACTGATGGACCGCTTCGACGACTGGGCGACCGACCGGGACATCACCTTCGAGAAGGTCCGCGCGTTCACGGACGACCCCGACCTGATCGGCCGCCGCTTCCTCGGCCGGTACCTGGTCGCCACCACCTCGGGGACCAGCGGCAGGCGCGGCCTCTTCGTGCTCGACGACCGGTACATGAACGTGTCCTCCGCCGTGTCCTCCCGGGTGCTCGCCTCCTGGCTCGGCCCGCTCGGCATCGCCCGCGCCGTGGTCCACGGCGGCCGCTTCGCCCAACTCGTCGCCACCGACGGGCACTACGTGGGCTTCGCCGGCTACTCCCGCATGTCCCAGGAGGGCGGCGGCCGCAGCAGGCTGCTCCGGGCGTTCTCCGTGCACGAACCGCTCCCACACCTCGTCGACCGGCTCAACGAGTACCGCCCGGCCTTCGTCATCGGCTACGCGAGCACGATCATGCTGCTCACCGCCGAACAGGAGGCGGGCCGACTGCACATCGACCCGGTGCTGGTCGAGCCCGCCGGCGAGACGATGACCGACAGCGACACCGACCGCATCGCGCGGGCCTTCGGCGCCAAGGTGCGCACGATGTACAGCGCGACGGAGTGCACCTACCTCAGCCACGGCTGTGCCGAGGGCTGGTACCACGTCAACGACGACTGGGCCGTGCTCGAACCCGTCGACGAGGACCACCGGCCCACCCCGCCCGGCGAGTTCTCGCACACGGTCCTGATCTCCAACCTCGCCAACCGCGTACAGCCGTTCCTCCGCTACGACCTCGGCGACAGCGTCATGCTCCGCCCCGACCCCTGCCCGTGCGGCACGTCGTCCCCCGCGATCCGCGTCCAGGGCCGCGCCGGCGACATCCTCACCTTCCCGTCCGGCCGCGGCGAGGACGTCCGGCTGACCCCGCTGGCCTTCAGCAGCCTGTTCGACCGCATGCCGGGCGTGGAGCTCTTCCAGATCGAGCAGACCGCTCCGGCGACGCTGCGGGTACGCATGGTCAAGGCGCCCGGCGCCGACGCGGACCACGTGTGGCGCAAGGCCCATGACGGTCTGACGCACCTGCTCGCCGACAACAAGCTGGACAACGTCACCGTGGAGCGGGCGGAGGAACCGCCCAAGCAGGCGTCCGGCGGAAAGTACCGGACGGTCATCCCGCTTCCGGCGTGA
- a CDS encoding AfsR/SARP family transcriptional regulator produces the protein MRYEMLGPLRIKDGDDYATINAQKVEIVLTVLLIRADRLVSLEQLMREIWGEDLPRRATAGLHVYISQLRKFLKAPGTAGNPVETRAPGYVLHKNPEDRIDAQDFPELVDVGRSLLREKRYDDAASCFGQALALWRGPILGQGGNGPAANGPIVDGFSTWLTEIRLECQEMLVECQLQLGRHREAVGMLYALTAENPMCEAFHRQLMLALYRSERQADALKVYQSVRKTLNDELGLEPGRPLQDLQRAILSGDMDLITPPLAMSGH, from the coding sequence ATGAGGTACGAGATGCTGGGCCCGCTCCGGATCAAGGACGGCGACGACTACGCCACCATCAACGCGCAGAAAGTGGAGATCGTCCTCACGGTCCTCCTCATCCGCGCCGACCGGCTGGTCTCCCTGGAGCAGCTGATGCGGGAGATCTGGGGCGAGGATCTGCCGCGGCGCGCGACCGCCGGGCTGCACGTGTACATATCCCAGTTGCGCAAGTTCCTGAAGGCCCCAGGCACCGCGGGCAATCCGGTCGAGACACGGGCGCCGGGCTACGTGCTGCACAAGAACCCCGAGGACCGGATCGACGCGCAGGACTTCCCCGAACTGGTCGACGTGGGCCGGTCGTTGCTCAGAGAGAAGCGCTACGACGACGCCGCGTCCTGTTTCGGGCAGGCGCTCGCCCTGTGGCGCGGGCCGATCCTCGGGCAGGGCGGGAACGGCCCGGCCGCCAACGGCCCCATCGTCGACGGCTTCTCGACCTGGCTGACCGAGATCCGCCTCGAGTGCCAGGAGATGCTGGTCGAGTGCCAGCTCCAGCTCGGCCGGCACCGGGAGGCCGTGGGCATGCTGTATGCCCTGACAGCCGAGAACCCGATGTGCGAGGCGTTCCACCGTCAGCTCATGCTGGCGCTCTACCGCTCCGAGCGACAGGCGGACGCGCTGAAGGTGTACCAGTCGGTCCGCAAGACGCTCAACGACGAGCTGGGGCTCGAACCCGGGCGCCCGCTGCAGGACCTGCAGCGGGCCATCCTCTCAGGTGACATGGACCTGATAACTCCACCGCTCGCGATGTCCGGTCACTGA
- a CDS encoding esterase/lipase family protein — MRLSSWFGGLAATVLTLTVLPVSAVRADTSEPPPPLEIPAARLAEALHCGTESGELRGASDKPTVLFVPGTGLKGEENYAWNYMAELKKKGYQSCWVDSPGRGLRDMQESVEYVVYATRAIHEATGRKVDLVGHSQGGLLTAWALRFWPDLPGRVEDMVTLGSPFQGTRLASPCRPIAEVAGCPASVLQFARDSNWTKALGADGTPMPTGPSYTTVHSYADESVVADGQAPSLPGAHRIGVQDICPGRPWPTHIAMVVDQVSYDLVADAVDHPGPADADRIDRAHCAKAVMPLNSEEAVNALPGLLNYPIELLIHSQPWLKEEPMLREYAR; from the coding sequence GTGCGCTTGTCCTCATGGTTCGGCGGCCTCGCCGCCACCGTGCTCACCCTCACCGTTCTCCCCGTCTCCGCCGTCCGCGCGGACACCTCCGAGCCCCCGCCGCCCCTGGAGATCCCGGCCGCCCGACTCGCCGAAGCCCTGCACTGCGGGACGGAGTCGGGCGAGCTGCGCGGCGCCAGTGACAAGCCCACCGTCCTCTTCGTGCCCGGCACCGGCCTCAAGGGCGAGGAGAACTACGCCTGGAACTACATGGCCGAGCTCAAGAAGAAGGGCTACCAGTCCTGTTGGGTGGACTCCCCCGGGCGCGGGCTCAGGGACATGCAGGAGTCCGTCGAGTACGTGGTGTACGCGACGCGCGCCATCCACGAGGCCACCGGACGCAAGGTCGACCTCGTCGGGCACAGCCAGGGCGGGCTCCTCACGGCCTGGGCCCTGCGGTTCTGGCCGGACCTGCCGGGGCGGGTGGAGGACATGGTGACGTTGGGCTCCCCGTTCCAGGGGACCCGTCTCGCCAGTCCCTGCCGTCCGATCGCCGAGGTCGCGGGCTGCCCGGCGTCGGTGCTGCAGTTCGCCCGTGACTCGAACTGGACGAAGGCTCTCGGCGCCGACGGCACGCCCATGCCGACGGGCCCCTCGTACACCACCGTCCACTCGTACGCCGACGAGTCCGTGGTCGCCGACGGGCAGGCCCCGTCCCTGCCGGGCGCGCACCGCATCGGCGTCCAGGACATCTGTCCGGGTCGGCCGTGGCCGACACACATCGCCATGGTCGTGGACCAGGTCAGCTACGACCTCGTCGCCGACGCCGTCGACCACCCGGGCCCCGCCGACGCCGATCGTATCGACCGCGCGCACTGCGCCAAGGCGGTCATGCCGCTCAACAGCGAGGAGGCCGTCAACGCGCTCCCCGGTCTGCTGAACTACCCGATCGAGCTGCTGATCCACAGTCAGCCGTGGCTGAAGGAGGAGCCCATGCTGCGTGAGTACGCGCGGTAG
- a CDS encoding ROK family transcriptional regulator produces MRNAARGHDLIALRRLNTTVVLRALHHRSPRTLAELAASTGLSRPTVEAAVEELAERGLVGESAEETGERAPGRPARRFRFRTEAGYVLGADIGLHKMVLLLADLGGTVLAARRSDIDPELGGSARLDLLRHGTETFLDAHAPRRAAVLARCVGVPGVVDKGGVVTSVVVPEWSGVDLGRLLQDGVPGHTLVENDVNLAVLAERWQGAATLAGDVVCVLTGHRVSCSLTIGGRLHRGRRGGAGELGMLPLLGMSTAQEALKWPAGSDGRRPGESEVAALARAADGGDPKALAAVADFADRLAPGIAALALAVDPELIVLTGGATPVGHHLVPLLEERLHPMTLHVPRIALSTLGERGVAIGAVRKALDRVEEDLLADKAP; encoded by the coding sequence ATGCGAAACGCGGCACGAGGGCACGATCTGATCGCCCTGCGGCGGCTGAACACCACCGTCGTGCTGCGCGCCCTGCACCACCGCAGCCCCCGCACCCTGGCTGAACTCGCCGCGAGCACCGGCCTCTCCCGGCCCACCGTGGAAGCCGCCGTCGAGGAACTGGCCGAACGGGGGCTCGTCGGCGAGTCCGCCGAGGAGACGGGGGAGCGCGCGCCGGGCCGCCCCGCACGCCGCTTCCGCTTCCGCACGGAAGCGGGATACGTCCTCGGCGCCGACATAGGGCTGCACAAGATGGTGCTGCTCCTCGCCGACCTCGGCGGCACCGTCCTGGCCGCCCGGCGCAGCGACATCGACCCCGAACTGGGCGGCAGCGCCCGCCTCGACCTGCTGCGGCACGGCACGGAGACCTTCCTCGACGCCCACGCCCCGCGCCGCGCCGCCGTCCTCGCCCGCTGCGTGGGCGTGCCCGGCGTCGTCGACAAGGGCGGCGTCGTGACGTCCGTGGTGGTGCCCGAGTGGTCCGGTGTCGACCTCGGACGGCTGCTCCAGGACGGCGTACCGGGCCACACCCTCGTCGAGAACGACGTGAACCTCGCGGTGCTCGCCGAGCGCTGGCAGGGCGCCGCCACCCTCGCGGGCGACGTCGTCTGCGTCCTGACCGGACACCGCGTCTCGTGCAGCCTCACCATCGGCGGGCGGCTCCACCGGGGCAGGCGCGGCGGCGCGGGCGAACTCGGCATGCTGCCGCTGCTCGGCATGAGCACCGCCCAGGAGGCCCTGAAGTGGCCCGCGGGTTCCGACGGGCGGCGCCCCGGCGAGTCCGAGGTCGCCGCGCTGGCCCGCGCGGCCGACGGCGGAGACCCGAAGGCGCTGGCCGCCGTCGCGGACTTCGCCGACCGGCTCGCCCCGGGTATCGCGGCGCTCGCGCTCGCCGTCGACCCGGAACTGATCGTGCTGACCGGCGGCGCGACCCCCGTCGGCCACCACCTGGTGCCGCTGCTCGAGGAGCGGCTGCACCCCATGACCCTGCACGTCCCGCGCATCGCCCTGAGCACGCTGGGGGAGCGGGGCGTGGCCATCGGCGCCGTGCGCAAGGCGCTCGACCGGGTGGAGGAGGACCTGCTCGCGGACAAGGCGCCGTAG
- a CDS encoding thioesterase II family protein, which translates to MRLVCFPHAGGSASYFHPLAQSPTLLPDTEVLAVQYPGRQDRRRERLLDSVPETADRIAEALAPFGDRPLAFFGHSMGAVLAFEVAQRLREGAIGEPRALFVSGRRAPSLHRRGTVHLLDDADLVGELRRAGGTDPRFLDDEELLAEIIPVVRNDYRAVELYRWTPTSPLSCPLTALVGDRDPQAPLDDVEAWRQHTEGPFDLKVFSGGHFYLNTHQRGVADVISKTLADRAQRPATARGNAR; encoded by the coding sequence GTGCGTCTGGTCTGCTTCCCCCACGCGGGCGGCTCGGCCTCCTACTTCCACCCCCTCGCGCAGTCCCCCACCCTGCTGCCCGACACCGAGGTCCTCGCGGTGCAGTACCCGGGACGGCAGGACCGGCGCAGGGAGCGGCTCCTGGACAGCGTCCCCGAGACGGCCGACCGGATCGCCGAGGCCCTCGCGCCGTTCGGCGACCGCCCGCTGGCGTTCTTCGGGCACAGCATGGGCGCGGTGCTCGCTTTCGAGGTCGCGCAGCGGCTGCGGGAGGGCGCCATCGGCGAGCCCCGCGCGCTGTTCGTCTCGGGCCGTCGGGCGCCGTCCCTCCACCGCCGCGGCACCGTGCACCTCCTCGACGACGCCGACCTGGTCGGTGAACTGCGCAGGGCCGGCGGCACGGACCCGCGGTTCCTCGACGACGAGGAGCTGCTCGCGGAGATCATCCCGGTCGTCCGCAACGACTACCGCGCGGTCGAGCTGTACCGGTGGACGCCGACGTCCCCGCTGAGCTGTCCCCTCACCGCCCTGGTGGGCGACCGGGACCCGCAGGCCCCGCTCGACGACGTCGAGGCCTGGCGGCAGCACACCGAGGGACCGTTCGACCTCAAGGTCTTCTCCGGCGGCCACTTCTACCTCAACACGCACCAGCGGGGCGTCGCGGACGTCATCTCCAAGACCCTCGCCGACCGTGCGCAACGACCCGCGACGGCAAGGGGGAACGCGCGATGA
- the lipB gene encoding lipoyl(octanoyl) transferase LipB, whose translation MDVTAGGSRVGAVELERVDLGEVPYLDAMDAMRGWVEQRRAGVIGDRLVLLTHPPVITYGTRTPPEELPRADSPIPLVEVDRGGQATYHGPGQLVGYLILNLRERGPGDIVRRVENALIDAVGALGFEAVRRDTPSGAQSLVGVWTPRHDKLVSIGMRIRGGVTSHGFALNITSDLDEFTRFTACGLPDVAMTSLAEMAAERGVAAPGEAEVRDAVAAAFGAGARREG comes from the coding sequence ATGGACGTGACCGCCGGAGGGAGTCGCGTGGGTGCGGTGGAGTTGGAGCGTGTAGATCTCGGTGAGGTTCCCTACCTCGATGCCATGGACGCGATGCGCGGGTGGGTCGAGCAGCGGCGGGCCGGGGTCATCGGTGACCGGCTCGTTCTCCTCACGCATCCGCCCGTGATCACGTACGGCACCCGTACCCCGCCCGAAGAGCTGCCCCGCGCCGACTCGCCCATCCCCCTCGTCGAGGTCGACCGCGGCGGGCAGGCGACGTATCACGGGCCCGGTCAGCTCGTCGGATATCTCATCCTCAACCTACGAGAGCGCGGGCCCGGCGACATCGTGCGTCGGGTCGAGAACGCGCTCATCGACGCGGTCGGGGCCCTCGGCTTCGAAGCGGTGCGGCGCGACACCCCTTCCGGCGCCCAGAGCCTCGTCGGCGTGTGGACGCCGCGCCACGACAAGCTGGTGTCGATCGGCATGCGCATCCGCGGCGGCGTGACCAGCCACGGGTTCGCCCTCAACATCACCTCGGACCTCGACGAGTTCACCCGCTTCACGGCCTGCGGGCTGCCCGACGTGGCGATGACCTCCCTCGCCGAGATGGCCGCCGAGCGGGGCGTCGCCGCGCCCGGCGAGGCCGAGGTGAGGGACGCGGTGGCCGCGGCCTTCGGGGCCGGAGCCCGGCGGGAGGGCTGA
- a CDS encoding mechanosensitive ion channel family protein, producing the protein MTRALTLHDWIAAGIAVAAGVAAGLLLRALLRWLGERASRTRWSGDDVIVDALRTLVPCAAITAGLAAAAGALPLTPRTGRNVTTALTALLIVAATLTAARIVTGLVRSVAQSRSGVAGSATIFVNITRVVVLAMGFLVVLQTLGISIAPLLTALGVGGLAVALALQDTLANLFAGVHILAAKTVQPGDYIQLSSGEEGYVVDINWRNTTVRQLSNNLVIIPNAKLASTNMTNYSRPEQELSITVQVGVSYDSDLEQVEKVTTEVVDEVMTEITGAVPDHEAAIRFHTFGDSRISFTVILGVGEFSDQYRIKHEFIKRLHQRYRAEGIRVPAPARTVTVQQGELPPPLGIPHQRDASISTLH; encoded by the coding sequence ATGACCCGTGCGCTCACACTGCACGACTGGATCGCGGCGGGCATCGCCGTGGCCGCGGGTGTCGCGGCCGGACTGCTGCTCCGCGCGCTTTTGCGGTGGCTCGGCGAGCGGGCCAGCAGGACCCGGTGGAGCGGCGACGACGTCATCGTCGACGCGCTGCGCACCCTCGTGCCCTGCGCGGCCATCACCGCCGGACTCGCCGCCGCGGCGGGCGCGCTGCCCCTCACGCCGCGCACCGGCCGCAACGTGACCACGGCGCTCACCGCGCTGCTCATCGTGGCGGCCACGCTGACGGCGGCCCGGATCGTCACGGGCCTGGTCAGGAGCGTGGCACAGTCCCGCTCCGGCGTCGCGGGGTCGGCCACGATCTTCGTGAACATCACGCGGGTCGTCGTGCTCGCGATGGGCTTCCTCGTCGTCCTGCAGACCCTCGGCATCTCCATAGCCCCGCTGCTGACCGCGCTCGGCGTCGGCGGTCTCGCGGTCGCCCTCGCCCTCCAGGACACGCTCGCCAACCTCTTCGCGGGCGTGCACATCCTCGCCGCGAAGACCGTGCAGCCGGGTGACTACATCCAGCTCAGCAGCGGCGAGGAGGGGTATGTCGTCGACATCAACTGGCGCAACACGACCGTGCGTCAGCTCTCCAACAACCTCGTCATCATCCCCAACGCCAAGCTGGCGAGCACCAACATGACGAACTACAGCCGCCCCGAGCAGGAGCTGTCGATCACGGTGCAGGTCGGGGTGAGTTACGACAGTGACCTGGAGCAGGTCGAGAAGGTCACGACCGAGGTCGTGGACGAGGTGATGACCGAGATCACGGGTGCGGTGCCCGACCATGAGGCGGCCATCCGCTTCCACACCTTCGGCGACTCACGGATCAGCTTCACGGTGATCCTCGGCGTCGGGGAGTTCAGCGACCAGTACCGCATCAAGCACGAGTTCATCAAGCGCCTGCACCAGCGCTACCGCGCGGAGGGCATCCGGGTGCCCGCTCCCGCGCGCACGGTGACGGTGCAGCAGGGGGAGCTGCCACCGCCGCTGGGGATCCCGCATCAGCGCGACGCGTCGATTTCGACGCTCCACTGA